From the genome of Verrucomicrobiia bacterium, one region includes:
- a CDS encoding aldo/keto reductase, protein MKLRRREFLGRTALGLAGSVLAPSLLADSPAPPKLFAPYESVAIGKTKLRFSRVVLGTGMRGGNRESNQTRMGKEKFETLIREANDRGVNTFDLADLYGTHPYVIPALQGVQRDKMNLITKIWFSSGGLPEKERPDADVCVERFLKELRTDYIDLLLLHCVTSGKWPEELRRQMDILAKLKEQGKVRALGVSCHSLASLEACINEPWVDSVHTRINPYGMSMDGPTEKVVPVLQKIHAAGKGVVGMKIIGEGRLRDDPERRSESIKFSLRLGCVDVLNVGCESIAEVDDLAARIKVVERPS, encoded by the coding sequence ATGAAACTCCGTCGTCGCGAATTCCTGGGTCGAACTGCACTGGGATTGGCGGGCAGCGTGCTCGCGCCCTCGTTACTGGCCGATTCGCCCGCACCGCCCAAATTGTTTGCGCCCTATGAATCGGTGGCCATCGGCAAAACTAAACTACGCTTCTCGCGGGTGGTGCTCGGCACGGGCATGCGCGGCGGCAACCGGGAATCCAATCAAACCCGGATGGGTAAGGAGAAATTTGAGACTTTGATTCGCGAAGCCAATGATCGCGGCGTGAACACGTTTGATCTGGCCGACCTGTACGGCACGCATCCCTACGTGATTCCGGCGCTGCAAGGAGTGCAGCGCGACAAAATGAATTTGATCACCAAAATTTGGTTCAGCTCCGGCGGTCTGCCGGAAAAGGAGCGACCGGACGCGGACGTTTGCGTGGAACGCTTCCTGAAGGAGCTGCGAACGGATTACATTGATCTGCTCCTGTTGCACTGCGTGACCTCGGGAAAATGGCCGGAAGAACTGCGTCGGCAAATGGACATTCTCGCCAAACTCAAGGAGCAGGGCAAAGTCCGCGCGCTGGGCGTTTCCTGTCACTCGCTCGCCTCACTCGAGGCCTGCATCAACGAGCCGTGGGTGGACTCGGTGCATACGCGCATCAATCCGTACGGCATGAGCATGGATGGGCCGACGGAGAAAGTGGTGCCGGTGCTCCAAAAGATTCACGCCGCCGGAAAAGGGGTGGTCGGCATGAAGATCATCGGCGAAGGCCGGTTGCGCGATGATCCCGAACGACGCAGTGAATCCATTAAGTTTTCGTTGCGCCTGGGTTGCGTGGACGTGCTGAATGTGGGCTGCGAATCCATCGCTGAAGTGGATGATTTGGCGGCGCGGATTAAAGTCGTGGAACGCCCCAGTTGA
- a CDS encoding ABC transporter permease subunit, whose amino-acid sequence MSVWSLMTRELREHARRPFTYWTRVLVAGALPLGCFWLVADLLTRPGMGGELFRRIHFALYCAVWVLVPIAASDCLSRERREGTLALLFLTPLKPVALVLAKVGAHAVQLMAALLAVAPVLMIPILLGGTNWLLVAWTVLVLANVAGWSLGLTVVASSVSRGSNRALTLAVVLESAGFVLFPWMVGALLGINSLSTWQQGYSQASYDFFTGFSLLATPGDDFVRATPLLFKPTQVIYVASTMTVISTAVFIFSLLFAGNRLRRNWRDTPASRVTQKMEQTFCRPIVGTKLLRRWMRRLLERNPLGWLERRQWSGRLVIWTWLAVVGSVYGFMLNNLQFFRRVAFVDQILAGLLLFSLATVAAGSFRRERETGVLELLLVSPLRVRQIINGRLLGIWGQFLPAIGLLLGIWLYLGSDWQGQTSPAPVGMGSLIVLYAVLPVAGLYFSLQCRSYLLALLLTLSSVLLLPDLLVGLLTLLTYAHQLDTVTERQLVTLIQIGVAGELYRSLHRKLEHRQFPILRNAR is encoded by the coding sequence ATGAGTGTTTGGTCCTTGATGACGCGCGAGCTGCGGGAACACGCCCGGCGGCCGTTCACTTATTGGACCCGGGTGCTGGTGGCGGGCGCGCTGCCTTTGGGCTGCTTTTGGCTGGTTGCCGATTTGCTGACCCGGCCCGGCATGGGCGGCGAGTTGTTTCGGCGGATTCATTTCGCCTTGTATTGCGCCGTCTGGGTGCTCGTGCCCATTGCCGCCAGCGACTGTTTGAGTCGGGAACGCCGCGAAGGCACGCTGGCGTTGCTGTTTCTCACGCCGCTGAAACCCGTGGCGCTGGTGTTGGCGAAAGTCGGCGCGCACGCGGTGCAGTTGATGGCCGCGTTGCTGGCGGTGGCGCCGGTGTTGATGATTCCGATTTTGCTGGGCGGGACCAACTGGCTGTTGGTTGCCTGGACGGTTTTGGTGCTGGCCAACGTGGCGGGCTGGAGCCTGGGGCTCACCGTCGTGGCCTCGTCGGTGTCGCGAGGCAGTAATCGCGCGCTCACGCTGGCGGTGGTTTTGGAAAGCGCCGGCTTCGTGTTGTTCCCCTGGATGGTTGGCGCGCTTCTCGGCATCAATTCGCTCTCGACCTGGCAGCAGGGTTATTCGCAAGCGAGCTACGATTTCTTCACCGGATTTTCATTGTTGGCCACGCCGGGCGACGATTTCGTCCGGGCCACGCCATTGTTATTCAAGCCAACGCAGGTCATCTACGTCGCCAGCACCATGACGGTGATTTCCACGGCGGTCTTTATTTTCTCGTTGCTCTTCGCGGGCAACCGTCTGCGCCGGAATTGGCGGGACACTCCCGCCTCGCGCGTGACGCAGAAAATGGAGCAGACATTTTGTCGGCCCATCGTCGGTACGAAGTTGTTGCGACGTTGGATGCGGCGGTTGTTGGAACGCAATCCACTCGGCTGGTTGGAACGACGTCAGTGGAGCGGCCGCCTGGTGATCTGGACCTGGCTGGCTGTTGTCGGCTCGGTCTATGGCTTCATGCTGAATAACCTCCAATTCTTCCGCCGGGTGGCTTTTGTGGATCAAATCCTGGCTGGGCTGTTGCTCTTCAGTCTGGCGACGGTGGCCGCCGGCAGTTTCCGGCGCGAACGCGAAACCGGTGTGTTGGAGTTGCTGCTGGTTTCGCCGCTGCGAGTGCGCCAGATCATCAATGGCCGGTTGCTCGGCATCTGGGGGCAGTTCCTTCCCGCCATTGGTTTGTTGCTGGGCATCTGGCTTTATCTTGGCAGTGACTGGCAGGGGCAAACCAGCCCGGCCCCCGTGGGCATGGGATCACTCATCGTGCTGTATGCGGTTCTGCCGGTGGCGGGGCTGTATTTCTCGTTGCAATGCCGGAGCTATCTGCTGGCGCTGCTGCTGACCTTGAGCAGCGTGCTGTTGTTGCCGGACCTGCTGGTTGGACTGCTCACATTGCTTACCTATGCCCATCAGCTCGATACGGTCACCGAGCGCCAGCTGGTTACGCTCATTCAAATTGGCGTGGCGGGCGAGCTGTATCGGAGTCTGCATCGAAAACTGGAACACCGCCAATTCCCCATCCTCCGCAACGCCAGATAA
- a CDS encoding ABC transporter ATP-binding protein, which yields MTTPAAPPIAIQTRDLTRRYGMMLALDQLNLTVNQGDLFGFIGSNGAGKTTTLRILSTFLTPSSGTAEVLGHDIVKGADTVRRLIGYMPDFFGVYKDMEVEEYLDFFGACYRIPTAQRAKVIDDVLELVGLTEKKGSVIGALSRGMQQRLGLARVLVHDPQLLLLDEPASGLDPRARIEMMEILRELRRLGKTIIISSHILSELETICNRVCIIEKGKLIYTGPVQGVREQMSAGVVLWVRVGGDAAQAIQLLQARPEVAEVTLVEQRLKVTLTGADVDQSLIAETLVRGGAKLLELREDEMSLEEVFLRVTRGETQ from the coding sequence ATGACTACTCCAGCCGCTCCGCCCATCGCCATTCAAACGCGTGATTTAACCCGACGCTACGGAATGATGCTGGCGTTGGATCAACTGAATCTCACCGTGAACCAGGGAGACTTGTTTGGGTTCATCGGCTCCAATGGCGCGGGAAAAACCACGACGTTGCGGATTCTCTCCACCTTCCTCACGCCCAGCTCCGGCACGGCGGAAGTGCTCGGGCACGACATCGTGAAGGGCGCGGATACGGTGCGCCGGCTCATCGGCTACATGCCGGACTTTTTCGGCGTGTACAAGGACATGGAGGTGGAGGAATACCTGGATTTCTTCGGCGCGTGTTATCGCATCCCCACCGCGCAGCGCGCCAAAGTCATTGACGACGTTTTGGAACTGGTCGGGTTGACGGAGAAGAAGGGATCGGTCATCGGCGCGCTGAGCCGCGGCATGCAACAACGCCTGGGCCTGGCGCGCGTGCTGGTACATGATCCGCAGCTCCTGTTGCTCGATGAACCGGCGAGCGGATTGGACCCGCGCGCGCGGATCGAGATGATGGAAATTCTGCGTGAGCTGCGGCGGCTCGGCAAAACCATCATCATCAGCTCGCACATCCTGAGCGAGTTGGAAACCATCTGCAATCGCGTCTGCATCATCGAGAAGGGCAAATTGATTTACACCGGCCCGGTTCAGGGCGTGCGCGAACAGATGTCCGCGGGCGTGGTACTCTGGGTGCGGGTCGGCGGCGATGCGGCGCAAGCCATTCAGTTGCTGCAGGCGCGACCCGAAGTGGCGGAAGTGACGCTGGTCGAGCAGCGCCTCAAGGTCACGTTGACCGGCGCGGATGTGGATCAAAGTCTCATCGCCGAAACCCTGGTGCGCGGCGGGGCGAAGTTGCTGGAACTGCGCGAGGACGAAATGTCTCTGGAAGAAGTGTTCCTCCGGGTCACGCGCGGAGAAACGCAATGA
- a CDS encoding DUF1501 domain-containing protein: MKFEPTLKTRREFLRSTVLGSALSWTVPSFLANTFTTLHATAADAATQITTGKDGTILVVLQLAGGNDGLNMVVPFADDHYHRARPRLAVAAKDALRLSDSVGLNPGMAGLKELFEAGHLGVVQGVGYPNPNRSHFRSAEIWQTASDANRFDNTGWLGRYFDSTCDGCDPSVAIALTSQMPQALAAKQPRGVCFNDPENYRFIKSDQLRADESDTSEAIYRRMNEVRETTPEASGGTIDMLNGSVQPAGSPLDFIERVALDAQVSSDEIRAITGKAPNQTAYPASRLADSLKLVARLIGGGMATRIYYVSQGGYDTHTNQTGTHARLLTELTGALQAFVADLKAQGNFERVLVMTFSEFGRRVSENASGGTDHGAAAPMFVIGNRIKAGLLGRYPSLAPKDLLNGDIQYTVDFRCVYAAVLENWLKTSSVPVLGRSFTPLAIV; the protein is encoded by the coding sequence ATGAAATTCGAACCCACTTTGAAAACGCGCCGTGAGTTTTTGCGCAGCACCGTCCTGGGCAGCGCGTTGTCCTGGACCGTGCCCTCGTTCCTTGCCAACACCTTTACGACGTTGCACGCCACCGCGGCGGATGCGGCCACGCAGATCACCACGGGCAAGGATGGGACGATCCTGGTCGTGTTGCAACTGGCGGGTGGCAACGACGGTTTGAACATGGTCGTGCCGTTTGCCGATGATCATTATCACCGGGCGCGACCCCGGCTGGCGGTGGCGGCGAAAGACGCGCTCCGCCTCAGCGACAGCGTGGGGTTGAATCCCGGCATGGCCGGCTTGAAGGAGTTGTTTGAAGCGGGACATCTGGGTGTGGTGCAGGGCGTGGGCTATCCAAATCCGAACCGCTCGCATTTTCGCTCGGCAGAAATCTGGCAGACCGCCAGCGACGCCAACCGGTTTGATAACACCGGTTGGTTGGGGCGTTATTTTGACAGTACGTGTGACGGTTGTGATCCGTCCGTGGCGATTGCCCTGACCTCGCAAATGCCCCAGGCGCTCGCCGCCAAACAGCCGCGCGGCGTTTGCTTCAACGATCCGGAGAATTATCGCTTCATCAAATCCGACCAGCTCCGGGCGGATGAGTCGGATACCAGCGAGGCCATTTATCGGAGGATGAATGAAGTCCGCGAGACGACCCCGGAAGCTTCCGGCGGAACGATTGACATGCTCAACGGTTCGGTGCAACCCGCCGGTTCGCCGCTGGATTTCATCGAGCGCGTGGCGCTGGATGCGCAGGTGAGTTCGGATGAAATTCGCGCCATCACCGGCAAGGCGCCAAACCAGACGGCCTATCCCGCTTCGCGTCTGGCCGACTCGCTGAAACTGGTGGCGCGGTTGATTGGCGGCGGCATGGCCACGAGAATTTACTACGTCTCGCAAGGCGGCTACGACACGCACACCAATCAGACCGGCACGCACGCGCGGTTGCTCACCGAATTGACCGGGGCGCTCCAGGCGTTCGTGGCCGACTTGAAGGCGCAGGGTAATTTCGAGCGCGTGTTGGTCATGACCTTCAGCGAGTTTGGCCGGCGCGTTTCGGAAAACGCCAGTGGCGGCACGGATCACGGCGCCGCCGCGCCCATGTTTGTGATCGGCAATCGCATCAAAGCCGGTTTGCTGGGGCGCTACCCGAGTCTGGCGCCCAAAGATTTGTTGAACGGCGATATTCAATACACCGTGGATTTCCGCTGCGTCTATGCGGCCGTGTTGGAGAACTGGCTCAAGACATCAAGCGTGCCGGTGCTGGGCCGCTCCTTCACTCCACTCGCCATTGTTTAA
- a CDS encoding DUF1800 domain-containing protein, which translates to MLKPLTSDRWNYTTAAHLLNRAGFGGPPDEIQQLVALGPEAAVARLVDYEKIPDATPAPEWARPDPERRKKLQALRKADAEQRRQMQREERQVQREQMTELRHWWLSRMAQGPRPFQEKMVLFWHGHFATSVDKVREPYLMWRQNELFRRLATDNWLRLLVEMAQDPAMLIWLDQAQSRKQHPNENFAREVMELFTLGEGHYTEQDITEAARALTGWSYNRETQKFVDRPALHDAGVKTVLGRTGPLNGRDVLAQIVAQPQAARFITAKLWNFFAGQPASSGLTEALAANFRQQGNNLKPFLRVLLRSEEFYDPALIRAQVKSPVQWLAGTIRMLESALPSPQLSGGLTRELGQDLFAPPNVKGWDGGLSWITTNTLLARYNEAALLVQGTLAPVKGGKRNSPPAARKPAKRLRPAALQIEVAKIFSESERRDQTVLIAALEKRLFQTELKSGQRAALREYLDSQGALDEDDIRGVIRLAMSTPEYQLT; encoded by the coding sequence ATGCTCAAACCACTGACCAGTGATCGTTGGAATTACACGACGGCCGCGCACTTGTTGAATCGCGCCGGCTTCGGTGGTCCACCGGACGAAATTCAACAGCTTGTTGCGCTTGGGCCGGAGGCGGCGGTCGCCCGGTTGGTGGATTATGAGAAAATTCCTGACGCGACGCCGGCGCCCGAGTGGGCGCGACCCGATCCCGAGCGGCGCAAAAAACTTCAGGCGCTCCGCAAGGCGGACGCGGAACAGCGGCGCCAGATGCAGCGCGAGGAACGCCAGGTTCAACGCGAGCAAATGACGGAACTGCGCCACTGGTGGTTGAGTCGCATGGCCCAAGGTCCCCGTCCGTTTCAAGAGAAGATGGTTTTGTTTTGGCATGGTCATTTTGCCACCAGCGTGGACAAGGTGCGTGAGCCGTATCTCATGTGGCGTCAGAACGAACTGTTTCGCCGTCTCGCCACCGACAACTGGCTGCGGCTGCTGGTCGAGATGGCGCAAGACCCGGCCATGCTCATCTGGTTGGATCAGGCCCAGAGTCGCAAGCAACATCCCAACGAGAATTTCGCCCGCGAAGTGATGGAATTGTTCACGCTGGGCGAAGGGCATTACACCGAGCAGGACATCACTGAAGCGGCGCGGGCGTTGACGGGGTGGAGTTACAATCGCGAGACGCAGAAATTTGTTGATCGTCCCGCCTTGCATGATGCGGGCGTCAAAACCGTGTTGGGTCGTACCGGGCCGTTGAACGGTCGCGACGTGTTGGCGCAGATCGTGGCGCAACCGCAGGCGGCGCGGTTCATTACGGCCAAACTCTGGAATTTCTTTGCGGGACAACCGGCTTCGTCCGGGTTGACCGAGGCGCTGGCCGCAAACTTCCGGCAGCAGGGCAACAACTTAAAACCATTCCTGCGCGTCCTGTTGCGCAGCGAGGAGTTTTATGATCCCGCCTTGATCCGTGCGCAGGTGAAAAGTCCGGTGCAATGGTTGGCGGGTACGATCCGCATGTTGGAATCCGCCTTGCCATCGCCGCAACTGAGTGGCGGATTGACGCGCGAACTAGGACAGGATTTGTTCGCGCCGCCGAACGTGAAGGGTTGGGATGGCGGATTGTCCTGGATCACCACGAACACGTTGCTGGCGCGTTACAACGAGGCCGCGTTACTGGTGCAAGGCACTTTGGCTCCGGTCAAAGGCGGAAAGCGCAATTCACCGCCGGCCGCGCGCAAACCGGCGAAACGCCTGCGTCCCGCCGCGCTTCAGATCGAGGTGGCGAAGATATTTTCGGAATCGGAACGACGCGATCAAACCGTGCTGATTGCCGCTTTGGAAAAGCGCTTGTTCCAAACGGAACTGAAATCCGGGCAGCGAGCCGCCTTGCGTGAGTATTTGGATTCGCAAGGCGCGTTGGACGAGGACGACATTCGCGGTGTCATCCGGCTGGCCATGAGCACTCCTGAGTATCAACTGACTTGA
- the lat gene encoding L-lysine 6-transaminase codes for MTSITTTHPNLSTSETPHTNRIAPDQVLSTLEQHILVDGFKLIFDTEHSRGSHFVDAATGREFIDLYGFYASQPIGYNHPYLNRPEVQADLLQAAQVKVANADVYTPQYATFVETFARVIAHPQLPRYFFIEGGALAVENAIKAAMDWKVRKNLAAGRGERGTEVIHFKHAFHGRSGYTLSLTNTDPNKVAYFAKFPWPRISTPMLNFALPEAERLRDVIAREQQAEKEIRAVLAEKATDIAAIIIEPIQGEGGDNHFRPEFMQLLRSVADEHEILLIFDEVQSGMGITGKNWAAEHYDVVPDLIAFGKKSQVCGVMAGKRLDEVKDNCFRLPGRISSTWGGNFTDYVRSTHYLRIYEREQLVANARTQGEKLLAGLCELAQTNPVVTAPRGKGLMLAFDLPNTATRDAFWRGCYALNLLVIRSGSRSIRLRPMMDIQDDIIEQALKIMDDECGKLSR; via the coding sequence ATGACCAGCATTACCACCACCCACCCGAATCTATCCACATCGGAAACGCCTCACACCAATCGCATCGCCCCGGACCAGGTCCTGTCCACGTTGGAACAGCACATTCTCGTGGATGGCTTCAAGCTGATTTTTGACACGGAACACAGCCGCGGCTCGCACTTCGTGGATGCCGCCACGGGACGCGAATTCATTGACCTCTACGGCTTCTACGCCTCGCAACCCATCGGCTATAATCATCCGTATCTCAATCGCCCCGAAGTCCAGGCGGATTTGTTGCAGGCCGCCCAGGTAAAAGTGGCCAACGCCGACGTTTACACGCCGCAATACGCCACTTTCGTCGAAACGTTCGCGCGCGTCATCGCGCATCCGCAACTGCCGCGCTACTTCTTCATTGAAGGCGGCGCGCTGGCGGTCGAGAACGCCATCAAGGCGGCCATGGATTGGAAAGTGCGGAAAAATCTGGCGGCCGGTCGCGGCGAACGCGGCACGGAAGTCATTCATTTCAAACACGCCTTTCACGGGCGCTCCGGTTACACGTTGAGCCTGACGAATACCGATCCGAACAAGGTCGCTTACTTCGCCAAATTCCCCTGGCCGCGCATCAGCACGCCCATGCTGAACTTTGCCCTGCCTGAAGCCGAACGGCTCCGGGATGTCATCGCCCGCGAACAACAAGCGGAAAAGGAAATTCGCGCGGTGCTCGCTGAAAAAGCGACGGATATTGCGGCGATCATCATCGAACCGATCCAAGGCGAGGGCGGCGACAACCATTTCCGCCCTGAGTTCATGCAACTGCTGCGCAGCGTGGCCGATGAACATGAGATTCTGCTGATCTTCGATGAAGTGCAATCGGGCATGGGCATCACCGGGAAAAATTGGGCGGCGGAACATTACGACGTCGTGCCGGACTTGATCGCGTTCGGAAAAAAATCGCAAGTTTGCGGAGTCATGGCCGGAAAGCGCCTGGATGAAGTGAAGGATAATTGTTTCCGATTGCCGGGCCGTATCAGCTCGACCTGGGGCGGCAACTTCACCGATTACGTGCGCTCGACCCACTACCTCCGAATTTACGAACGGGAACAGTTGGTCGCGAATGCGCGCACCCAGGGCGAAAAACTGCTGGCGGGACTTTGCGAATTGGCGCAAACCAATCCCGTCGTGACCGCGCCGCGCGGCAAAGGCTTGATGCTGGCGTTCGACCTGCCGAATACCGCCACGCGCGACGCGTTCTGGCGCGGCTGCTATGCCCTGAATCTGCTGGTCATTCGTTCCGGCTCGCGTTCAATCCGGCTGCGGCCAATGATGGACATCCAGGACGACATCATTGAGCAGGCACTCAAAATCATGGATGACGAATGTGGCAAACTATCGCGCTGA
- a CDS encoding aldehyde dehydrogenase family protein, which yields MAKKITKAKTSAAATLKALGLEAVNPGVFDGAWSGSGKILASHSPNDGTLLGSVRTATPAEYESALKKSVAAFEHWKTVPAPKRGEVIRQLGNALRAAKQDLGRLVTLEAGKIIAEGQGEVQEMIDICDFATGLSRQLYGLTIASERPNHRMMEQWLPLGPVGVITAFNFPAAVWSWNMALAIVCGNSTVWKPSSLTPLTAIAIIKIAEQVGRANGIDPALFTLIIGDGATVGQRMLDDKRLPLISATGSSKMGVRVAESVGRRFGKTILELGGNNAIIVAPTANLDLAARAILFGAVGTAGQRCTSTRRIIAHENIRENLVRRLIAAYEQVRIGNPAEPTTLCGPLINADAVKDMQAALKRVKAEGGKILFGGEPLSGPEFPGGCYVSPCLVAARHNMKIVHEETFAPILYIFGYRDFEDAIAYHNEVPQGLSSAIFTNDLREAEWFVSARGSDCGIANVNIGTSGAEIGGAFGGEKETGGGRESGSDAWKAYMRRQTATINYGTELPLAQGIQFG from the coding sequence ATGGCGAAGAAAATTACCAAAGCAAAAACATCCGCCGCGGCCACCCTGAAGGCGCTCGGGTTGGAAGCCGTTAACCCCGGCGTCTTTGATGGCGCCTGGTCCGGCTCGGGAAAAATTCTGGCCAGTCATTCGCCGAACGACGGCACCCTGCTGGGTTCGGTTCGCACCGCGACTCCGGCTGAATATGAGAGCGCCTTGAAGAAATCCGTCGCCGCGTTCGAGCATTGGAAAACGGTGCCCGCCCCCAAACGCGGCGAAGTCATCCGCCAACTCGGCAACGCCCTCCGCGCCGCCAAGCAAGACCTGGGCAGGCTCGTCACGCTCGAGGCGGGAAAAATCATCGCCGAAGGTCAGGGCGAAGTGCAGGAGATGATTGATATTTGCGACTTCGCCACCGGCCTCTCACGCCAGCTTTACGGACTGACCATTGCCAGCGAACGCCCGAACCACCGGATGATGGAACAATGGCTGCCACTCGGCCCGGTCGGTGTAATCACCGCCTTCAATTTCCCCGCAGCGGTCTGGTCCTGGAATATGGCTCTGGCCATTGTCTGCGGCAACAGCACCGTCTGGAAGCCTTCGAGTCTGACGCCGCTCACGGCGATAGCCATAATCAAGATCGCCGAGCAGGTTGGTCGCGCCAACGGCATTGATCCGGCACTGTTCACTCTGATCATTGGCGACGGCGCCACGGTGGGCCAGCGGATGTTGGATGACAAACGGCTGCCGCTCATCTCCGCCACCGGTTCTTCCAAAATGGGGGTGCGAGTGGCCGAATCCGTTGGCCGCCGTTTCGGAAAAACCATTCTCGAACTGGGCGGCAACAACGCCATCATCGTCGCGCCCACGGCGAATCTGGATTTGGCCGCGCGCGCGATCTTGTTTGGCGCGGTCGGTACGGCCGGACAGCGTTGCACCAGCACCCGCCGGATTATTGCGCATGAAAACATCCGCGAGAATCTGGTTCGCCGCTTGATCGCCGCCTACGAACAGGTGCGGATTGGGAATCCCGCCGAACCGACCACGCTCTGCGGCCCGCTGATTAATGCCGACGCCGTCAAGGACATGCAGGCCGCGCTCAAACGCGTCAAAGCGGAAGGCGGCAAAATCCTCTTCGGCGGCGAACCCTTGAGTGGCCCGGAATTTCCCGGTGGTTGTTACGTGAGTCCCTGCCTCGTGGCGGCCCGGCACAACATGAAAATTGTGCATGAAGAAACCTTCGCACCCATTCTTTATATCTTCGGCTACCGCGATTTTGAGGACGCCATCGCTTATCACAATGAAGTGCCGCAAGGATTAAGCTCCGCCATTTTCACGAATGACCTCCGCGAAGCCGAATGGTTCGTGTCCGCGCGCGGCAGTGATTGTGGCATCGCGAATGTCAACATCGGCACGAGTGGAGCGGAAATCGGCGGCGCTTTTGGGGGTGAAAAAGAAACGGGAGGCGGTCGCGAAAGCGGCAGTGATGCCTGGAAAGCCTACATGCGACGCCAAACCGCCACCATCAATTACGGCACGGAATTGCCGCTGGCTCAGGGGATTCAATTTGGTTGA
- the nrdR gene encoding transcriptional regulator NrdR, producing MRCPKCGCQDDKVVDSRASREGATIRRRRECTACQHRFTTYEEVERDGLMILKRDGRREEFSKEKLLSGIRKACQKRPISPKAVEDLADQITEMVNNKFDAEVPAEFIGKQVMDGLREIDEVAYVRFASVYRRFQEATDFVHEVKKLGTH from the coding sequence ATGCGTTGCCCTAAATGCGGTTGTCAGGACGACAAGGTTGTAGATTCGCGCGCCTCGCGTGAGGGGGCGACCATCCGCCGCCGCCGCGAATGTACTGCCTGTCAACATCGCTTCACCACTTATGAGGAAGTGGAACGCGACGGCTTGATGATTCTCAAACGCGACGGGCGCCGCGAGGAGTTCTCCAAAGAGAAACTGTTGTCGGGCATTCGCAAGGCCTGCCAGAAACGGCCCATCAGCCCGAAGGCCGTCGAAGATCTGGCCGATCAGATTACCGAAATGGTGAACAATAAATTTGATGCCGAAGTGCCCGCGGAATTCATCGGCAAACAAGTGATGGATGGATTACGAGAAATTGATGAAGTCGCCTACGTGCGTTTTGCCAGCGTTTACCGGCGCTTCCAAGAAGCCACTGATTTCGTTCACGAAGTCAAGAAACTGGGAACACACTGA
- a CDS encoding histidine triad nucleotide-binding protein, translated as MSKTLFEKIAAREIPAQIIYEDDQVLAFRDVAPQAPVHILVIPRQPIARIAEAQPQDQSLLGHLLLKAAQIATQQGLDASGYRLVINNGPDGGESVPHLHCHLFGGRKMQWPPG; from the coding sequence GTGAGCAAAACCTTGTTTGAAAAAATTGCCGCGCGCGAAATCCCGGCGCAGATCATCTATGAAGACGATCAGGTGCTCGCATTTCGCGACGTCGCTCCCCAAGCGCCCGTCCACATCCTCGTCATTCCACGCCAGCCCATCGCCCGCATCGCCGAGGCGCAGCCGCAGGATCAATCGTTGCTCGGCCACCTGCTCCTCAAAGCGGCGCAAATTGCCACCCAACAAGGGCTTGATGCTTCGGGTTACCGTCTGGTCATCAACAACGGTCCGGACGGCGGCGAATCCGTCCCGCACCTCCACTGTCATCTGTTCGGTGGCCGCAAAATGCAATGGCCCCCCGGCTGA